A window of [Ruminococcus] lactaris ATCC 29176 genomic DNA:
CACTTCCGTCTTCCGTGGAAATATACAGTTCTCCGTTTGCCTCAAACTCCTCTTTCAAAAAAGTCTGTGCATCCCGGTATCCTGCAAGGATCTGCTTCTTTTCACACTTCATCTGCTTCGCCAGCTCCAGAATCGGTGGTACACCGATTCCTCCTCCCATCAGGAAGACTTTCTTTCCTTCTGCTTTTTCGTACGGGAATCCATTCCCAAGCGGTCCGATCACCGGGATCGTATCCCCTGATTTCAGCTTTGAAAACTGCTCCGTTCCTGTATTTTCTCCTGTCACACGATAAACCACCCGAAGCATTCCCCGCGTACGGTCGATCTCACAAATGCTGATCGGGCGTGGCAGTAACTTGCTTCCATCTGTCGTATACATGGAAATGAACTGCCCCGGCTTTGCCGTGTCTGCTGCCTGCGTCTGAATCCACATGCTGTAGATTCCGTCTGCCAGCTGCTCCTGAGATGCTACCACCGCATTCTCTTTCTGCTTTGCCATACTGTACTCCTTTTACCTGAACTTCACTTATTTTGCTGCAAGTGCCCCGCTGATATCTGCAATCATCGCTTCTACTGCTGCTCTGGATGCATCGCCAAAATTCTCTGCTCCGAATTTTGCATAAGCTTCCTGCTTATAAGCTGCGATAATTCCACGGGAAGAATTTACGATCGCACCCAGTCCGTCTTCATTAAAGAAATGAACCAGGTCTTTTCCTTTTCCGCCCTGTGCTCCATATCCCGGTACTAAAATATAAGACTTCGGCATGATCTTTCTGAGTACTTTTCCCATCTCAGGATAGGTTGCTCCTACAACAGCTCCGATATAGCTGTACTCATCACCCATACACTCAGCTCCCCACTCGGCAACTTTCTCTCCAACCAGCTCATATAGCGGTCTTCCGTCGATCAGTCTGTCCTGAAATTCTCCGCTGGACGGATTGGAAGTTTTAACAAGAATGAAAAGTCCTTTCTTTTCTTCCTTACATACATCAATAAACGGATTCACACCATCGGACCCCAGATATGGATTGACTGTTGCGAAATCTTCTCCAAACGGAACATACTCTTTACTTCCTACTTTTATCTTTCCAAGATGTCCGGTCGCATATGCTGCGGAAGTTGACCCGATATCTCCTCTTTTTACATCTCCGATAATAACCAGATCTTTTGACTTGCAGTAATCCACAGTCTTCTTAAATGCCTCCAGTCCCGGAATACCAAACTGCTCATACATCGCGATCTGAGGTTTAACAGCAGGAATCAGATCATAAGTCTTGTCTACAATTTCCTTATTAAACTGCCAGACAGCTTCAGCCGCCCCTTCCAGAGTCTCTCCGTATTCTGCATATGCCTTATCTAAAATATGCTGTGGGATATAACTCAGCATCGGGTCAAGTCCGACTACGATCGGTGCTCCGGTTTTCTTGATCTTTTCTACCAGTTTGTTAATCATTGTTCATTCCTCCATCTTTCCTTCAGCCAGACGATCCGCCTTTTGAGTATCGTCATTTACATTCAACCTATATAATACCATACTCCCCTGCATTTTCACAACCGACATCTTAGAATTTCTTTTTTCAGATCACAGGATTTCTTTGCTGAATTTTCTTAAAGCTTTTTTAAGGGCAAAAAAGTACTCTGAATTGCTTCAAAGTACTTTTTATCTTTCTCATTCAATTTTACATAAGAACTTCTGCCAGTCCTCCCGGCACTAACAGCCTGAACGGATAAAATGGAAGATTCCTGATCACTCCGAAAATCAGAAGAAAAACTAAAATCCCTATAAGTATTTTAGGATTGATCTTTTTATCCACATGATTCTTTCCTGTCAATGCCCAGTCTGCTGCAACCGTCACAAAATAAATTCCGAGAAACGGCAGCAGAAAAACCATGACCGGATTGTAGCAGAAAGCAGTCAGAAAATTTCCATGCAGGATATTGTAGCTCGCTCTCCCTGCTCCACATCCCGGACAGTACAATCCCGTGATCACGTGAAAAAGGCATGGCAGCGGATATTTTAACGGATTGTGGAAATACAGATAGCCTGCTCCAATCCCTGCCATACACCCGATCACTGCCAGAAATAAAATCCGGTTTTTCCGGCTTTGTGCAAACCAGTTTCTTAATTTTATCACCCTTTGCATTTCGGCCTCTTAATAATAATTATCAATTCCTACTATTATTCCAAACATAAAGTATAAAATTCCTACAACCAGTCCGACTACAAAAGATACAATCGTCCATATTTTTGCCATCTTTGCATTCTGAGCTGCTTCTTCATAATTACCGGCATTCATTGCACTGTTGATCTTCACTGAAAATACAATACCTACGATACCGAACGGAAGACAGCAGCATACTGTGGAAATAATGGAAAGTACCAGATATGGTACATAATTAATTTCCGGTTTCTGCCCGTTATTCTGATAACCGGTCACGTTCTGATAACCACTGTTGTTCTGATAACCTGCTGCATCCTGATAGCCGCTGTTGTTCTGATAACCTGCTGCATCCTGATAGCCGCCGTTGTTCTGATAACCTGATACATCCTGATAACCGCTGTTGTTCTGATAACCTGCTGCATCCTGATAGCCGCCGTTATTCTGATAACCTGATACATCCTGGTAACCCGCTGCATTTTCAGTTGTCTTTGCTGCCCCCGTTGCCTGTACCGGATCATTCTTCACTGCATTTTCCTGTTCTGCATTGGGCTGTACTTCATTCTGCTTCGCACCGCAATGTGGACAGAACTTACTTCCATCAGGAATTTCCTGATAACAATTCTTACAATTCATATTTGCACCTCTCTCATTTTTCTTTTATCATATCACTAAATCGACAAAATATATAGTTTTTTCTATTATTTTTTCATCTGTCCATATCATTGCGTACAGTGAACCTTTTCTCCCCGTCTGAAAGAACAACAGCTGCCAGCCAGTATCCCAAGCATACCAAGACTGATTCCTGCCAGCCATCCTGCCGGATATTGAAATCTGAAATATACAGCCTGCTTTTCCATATAAAGTCTGACAAGCCACAGGATGCCTGTTCCGACAGTCAGTACAAGCACTTCCATCAAGAGAAAATACCAGTTTCCTTCCCAGAAAAACATCTTCCTTTTTTGCTTTTTTGTCATTCCGATACTCTCCATCACAGCCAGTTCCTGCTTTCTTGAATATCTTCCCATAATCATTACATTGAAATAATTGGTCAGTCCTGCAAATAGCAGCATCATTCCGATACTCCCGAGGATCATCTGATTTCCATGAATCCGGTCGGACATTCTTTTCAGCAGATCCGATCTGCAAAGAAGCAGAATCCCATTTTCTCCCTGATCCGTCCTTCTTTGATTTTCTTCTGTGAGAATGGCTCTGATCGCTGATTTTACTTCCTGCTCCTGTCCCGCCTTCACATTCACTTCCATATAAAAGGTTTCTTTTTCTATTCCCAGTCGTTCAAATCCTTTTTCACTTACAAGAAAGAACACCATATTTTCTCCATGCCAGCCCAGTTTCAGTTCTGGAAAATCTTTTGCTCTCCCATCCAAATATCCATTTAAAGTAAAGACTTCTGCAGACTCTTTATCATACTCCGATCCAGGACTGCAAAAACTTACCGGTTCTCCCTTTACTTCTGCTGTCATTTTTTTCTGTTCCGGTGTGAAGCCATATTCCTGATAAATCAGTACTCCTCTGCCATCTTCTACTGAAGCCATATCCACTGACAGATTTTTTTCTTCTGCATACTCTTTCAGGCTGTCCATGTCTTTTTCACTCAAAATATGCACTGTCTCCGGGAAACCGGAACGTTCCATTTCTGTATCTGATTTTTCTACATCGGTCTCCTCTTCTCCTTCATCTGAGCTTTCTGCACTCACTCTGAAATATTCATCAGAAAAAGGACTCCACCCTGTTTCCGAAATCACTGCGTTCATATAAGCTCCCTCTGTACACTCTGATCTGTCCCGATCCACACCTTTCAGAGCCAGGATCTTTTTTCTCACTGATTCAGAAATGGGTGCAAAATCCGGAGCAAAGTCATCCGTTTTATTATTCCACAGCAAATCTGCTGTATTTGCATCCGTCACCAATGGGTCCAGTGCCTCTTCATCCGGTTCACTCCTGATTCCTTCTTTTGCCTCCTCGCAAAAATCCCCCGCAAGGATAAAATCCGGTTTCTGCATATAGATATTCGTTGCATCACTTCCACCCGTAACCACAACTGTACAAAGCAGTGTTTCCACTCCTAAAAACAATGACAGCACCGTCAGCACAAATCCTGCCCTTTGTCTTGTCACATTTCTCCATGCCAGCAATGGAAGCTCTGCTGATATCTTTCGTCTGTTCCTTTCGTTTTGCCTTTCTGTACTTCGTCTTTTTCGACTGCGGTTCTGCTTTCCTGTATAATGCATGCTTTCTATACAGGAAAGTCGGATCATCCGATTCATATTTTTTTGAATGGCAGCTTCAATGATCAGCAGGGTAAAACCAACTGCTGCGATCAGGATTTCAGGTCGAAATACGGAAAATTCTTTTGTGCCACCATATTCCCGCAGATATTCCTGCCCCAGCAGACCGGGAATACCAAAGAATAAAAGAAGCACTGAAAACGCCACTCCGAGTCCACTTCCCACAAGCATACAGCCTGCCATCTGCCTGTGGCAGATTTTCCGCAACTGCTTTTTCGTTGTTCCGATCGTATAAAGCAATCCAAACTGACGGATATCCCCGATCATGGAAATCTCGAGAATATTATGGATAAGAAACCAGACTCCGCCCAGAATCAAAATCACTCCGAGAACTGCCATTTCATAACTTCCGGTCAGTTGATCTACCGCTGTCAGAAATGCAGGATCTGTCACGGTAATTCTTTGTCCTGTATCCGTCCGTTTTACATCTTTATATAATTGTTCTTCTGCCTCTTCACGGCTCATCCGGTCTGATGGACAGATCAGTATCTCCGAATTTTTCTCCGATATGATTCCCCACTCTGCCGCCTTTTTTTCAGAAATATATCCCTGCTGAGCTTTAGAACCCGAATCTGTATATGAGGTATACCACCCGCTCAGGTAAAATAGTTCTTCTTTTTTCTCCTGCCATCCGGTCACTACCGTCAGTTGGATTTTCATTCCTGCCGTCGGCTCAGTGATTCCCAGATCCTCCAGCATTTTTACAGAGACCATGATCTCCTGCTTTTCTTTTGGGTAATGCCCCTGAAGATCTGTATAAGCAGGACGGATGATTTTTTCCCATGCAGATTGATCTAACAGACTGATCTCACCGAGCTTCTTTTCCCCGCTCTCTGCTCTTCCGGCTCTCACTCTTTTCCCTGCATTCTTTATATAACTCAGGGAGCAGATCTGCCGGTACTGGTCTTCTGTCGCATTTTCCAGTACTGCTGATGCTGTTGAACCTGCCCGGCGTACCGCTTTCGTATACTCTGCCTGGATCTTTCCGGCAGAAGTTCCGAAAATCAGTGTCAGTGTAACAATTCCGACCGCCACCGCACAGAGCAGTACCATATTACGCCCACGGTTCTTTTTCCTTAACTTCTCTGCCAGTATGGACAGAACCTCCTGATTATTGTTCGGAATCATTCTGCGATCCTCCCGTCCTCGATCCTTATGATCCGGTCCGCCATCTGTGCAACTTCTTCCTGATGTGTCACAAGGATCACAGTCTGATGATATTTCTTTGCACAATTTTTCAAAAGTCCCACAACTTCCATACTGGTCACAGAATCCAGATTGCCCGTTGGTTCATCTCCGAGGACAATCGCCGGCTTTGTCATTAAGGCTCTTGCTATCGCTGCTCTCTGCTGCTGACCGCCTGACAGCGTTTCCGGCAGTTGCCCGAGTTTTTCCTTCAGTCCCAGTGTTCCCGTCAGCTCTTCAAAAAACTCCTGATCGATCTCTGCACCGTCAAGGCGGAGGGGCAGCACGATATTTTCATAGACGCTGATCATCGGGATCAGATTATATTGTTGAAAAATAAACCCGATATTCCTTCGTCTGAAAATGGTCCGTTCCTCGCTTTCCATATCTTTCAGACTGCTTCCTCTGATCCATACTCCGCCCTCGTCCGGCACATCCAGGCCTCCCAGAAGATTGAGAAGTGAAGTTTTTCCACTCCCTGATGTTCCGACAACAGCCACAAACTCTCCTTCTTCTATCTCCAGTGTAACACCATCCACTGCATGTACTTCGTAATTCTCTGTAACAAAATATTTTTTCAGATTCACCGCTTTTACGATTTTCATTGTCCTTCCTCTCCTCTGATCTGTTCTTTTTCTCCTGCCATTATTTTAAAGAACAAATCTAACAAATTTCTAACAATGCAAAATCTTTTATTGCCGTGGCAAAGACAGTTTCATTTCTACTCCCGGTTCACACCGCTTTACCGTTAAAAGTCCTTCATGTAAAAATAGGATTTTTCTTGCAAGATACAGACCTATTCCAAAGCCTTCCTCATCCGTCACCCGCTTTCCGCGGTAAAATCTCTGAAAGATCAGATTCTTTTCCTCCGGTTCGATTCCGATTCCGTAATCTCTGATACTGAAAGTTGTGAACATTTCATTTTCCTGCAGGCTAATCTTTATTTTTCCATTTTGCGGACTGTATTTCACCGCATTATCCAACAGATTAAAAATCGCTTCTCCCAGCCAGTTTGCATCATGCATCACATGCATTTTCTCAGGAAGTTCAAACTCGAACCGGATTTCTTTTTTCTCTGCCTGATCCAAAATCTGACCAAGTGCATTCCGCAGAGTCTTAAGAAGATCCCGCTCTTCTTTTCTGATCTGAATCAGACCATGCTCTAATCTTGAAATACGGATAAAATGCTCTGTCAGAAAATAAATTTTTTCTTCACTGCTCTGAATGGCTTTCAGATAAGACAGTTCCGGTTCTGTCCCTTTCTTTTCGATTTCTTCTGATAAAAAGTCAAGATAATTTTTCAGATTTGTCAATGGTGTCCGCATCTGATGTGCGATTTCCGAAATCAGTTCCTGAAGTTCTTTCCGTTCTTTCTGTGCATCTTGTTTCTGACTGACTAAAATTTCCTGCAGCCGCAGCAGTTGATGCCGGATTTTGGAATCCATTGTCTCTTCGCAGTCAGAAAAATCGGGGAGTTCTTTTCCGCTGGTCATTCGCTGCACAGTATCTGATATCTTCTTTAATTCCCGGCTTCGTTCTTTTCTCTGAACCCGGTACATTCCGGCCGCCCCGGCAAGAATCCCCAAAAGAAACATCCCAGCACTCCACCACAAAATTTCTGTCAGATCCATTACTCTTCCTCCATCCGGTATCCCAGTCCAAATACGTTCTGAATATACGGCCGTTCTCCCGCAGCTTCAATCTTTTTCCGCAGACGGCCGACCAGCACGCTGACACTGTTATCAACTACATATTGACCATCAATTCCCCATACATGCTCCAAAATATTTTCTTTGGTCAGAACCTGCCCCTGATTTTTCATCAGATATTCCAGGAGCTGATACTCTTTTGCCGTAAGAGATATCTCATTCTCCCCTGACACTGCCTTTTTTCGCTGTGGATACAGATTGAGATTTCTGCATTTCAGAATCTGTTCACCGGCATCTTCTCCCCGGTTTCGTCTGAAAGCTACTTCAATCCTTTTTAATAACACTTTCATGGAAAATGGTTTCACAACATAATCTTCTGCTCCCAGGTCAAATGCTTTCAGCATTTCCTGCTCTTCATCCCTTGCCGTCAGAAAAATTGCGGGGATCTTTCTGTTCCATTTTTTCATCAGGGTGTGATACAGTTCCATACCATTTCCGTCCGGGAGACCGATATCAACCAGTAAAAGCTCCTCTGTTCCCTGCAGAATCTGCCCTGCATCTTTCTTTGTATAAACCTGCAAAGTCCGATAACCTTCCTTCTCAAGCACGACTTTCAAAGACCGGCTTAACAGGCGGTCATCTTCAATAATCCCGATTGTCATTTTTTATCCCGTCCATTCTTTCCTGCTTTCCCCAGTCGGACTTTTTCCATCTCCTCTGCAGTCTCTTCATCCAGATAATCAAAAAGATAATTTCCGACACTGCCCTTCTTTCCAAGATGCTCACCTCTGACTTCTGCCAGCGTCCTCTCAATTTCCTCTTTCAGTCCCGGAGCAGACATCCGGTTCGCACCCTGTCCTAAGATGAACACCTGCTCCAGTCCGTCTGAAGTTGCCACAGTTACAGCAGCATCCTTTGCGATCCGTCTTACAGTCTTTTCGATATACTGGTCTGCCGTTTCCGCCTCTTTGGTATAGACAATATAAATATTATGATATTTCATCACTTCACCCGGATTGCCTTCAACTTTATATGCATCATACACAAGGATCAGCGTACATTTTCTGTATCCCTGATAGTTGCTTAAGATATCCGCAAGTTTCCCGCGTGCCGCACCAATATCCTTTTCGGACAGCTCTCTTAGTTCCTCCCATGAGAAAATGATATTGTATCCATCCACCAGAAGATATTCCTGTCGGACTTCCTTTTCCCGTCTGCGTCTTTCCCATTTCGGATCTGTATAGGCACTGCCCGGTTCTCTGTCCTTTTCCTTTGCACAGACTGTCACCGGACCATGATTCTGCTTCACCGGATCAGGAGTTCTTACATAAATTGCATCCAGTTCCTCCTGTGTCAGTTCAATACTGGAATGCCGCCGCTTCGGAAGTGTGACTTCCGCAAGTCCTTCTTCTCCCGTCTGATCCAGTGTGCGTTCCATGTGCATATATTCTTCGACTTCATCCCAGTCCACGACAAATCCTGCACCATGGGCACAAAAGACCGAACCGGTAGGATTCGCAAGATCCAGCTCTGAATCATACCCTCTCGCCGCTACAACTTCTTCCTGATTATGGCAGAGATCATACCCCTTCAGGGTCAGAGAAATTCTTCCTCTTCCACCTGTATATGCAATGACATCTTTCTGATAACCGCTTAAAGTCGATACCGGTGCAATTCCCGTCAGCACAGTCATTTCTCCCAACGTTTCCGGTGCCTCAAATTTTCCGAAACGGTTCTGTATATCCGTCATGGCACGTCCCACATTTTCAGAAGGTAATTCGATCCTGAACTCATAATACGGTTCAAGCAGTACGCTTTCTGCTTTTTTCAGTCCCTGCCGCACAGCCCGGTAAGTTGCCTGTCGGAAATCCCCGCCCTCCGTATGCTTCAGATGGGCTTTTCCTGAAGTCAGTGTGATCTTCATATCTGTAATAACCGATCCCGTCAGAACTCCTTTATGTTCCTTTTCCTCCAGATGGGTCAGCACCAGCCGCTGCCAGTTCCGATCCAACACATCCTCACTGCATTCTGAATCAAACTGTATTCCTGATCCGCGTTCTCCCGGTTCTAACCGCAGATGTACCTCTGCATAATGGCGTAACGGTTCAAAATGCCCGACACCTTCCACCGGTGCTGCGATCGTCTCTTTATAGACAATGCTGCCTTCCCCGAACTCAACCAGTACTCCAAAGCGTTCTTTTATGATTCTCTGAAGGATTTCAATCTGCACATCGCCCATCAGTTGCACATGGATCTCCTGACTCTTTTCGATCCATACGACATGCAGTTCCGGCTCTTCTTCCTCCAAAAGCTTCAAATCTCTTAACATCGTATGAACATTACAGTCATCCGGCAAAATGATCCTGTACGTCAGCACCGGCTCAAGGATCGGCAGCTCAGAATCTTTTTCTGCTCCAAGTCCCTGCCCCGGATATGTTTCCGCCAAACCGGTCACTGCACAGAC
This region includes:
- a CDS encoding dihydroorotate dehydrogenase electron transfer subunit, whose product is MAKQKENAVVASQEQLADGIYSMWIQTQAADTAKPGQFISMYTTDGSKLLPRPISICEIDRTRGMLRVVYRVTGENTGTEQFSKLKSGDTIPVIGPLGNGFPYEKAEGKKVFLMGGGIGVPPILELAKQMKCEKKQILAGYRDAQTFLKEEFEANGELYISTEDGSVGTKGNVMDAIRENGLKADMIYACGPTPMLRAIKQYAEEQGIECYISLEERMACGIGACLACVCRSKEKDAHSNVNNKRICKDGPVFLATEVEI
- the pyrF gene encoding orotidine-5'-phosphate decarboxylase; protein product: MINKLVEKIKKTGAPIVVGLDPMLSYIPQHILDKAYAEYGETLEGAAEAVWQFNKEIVDKTYDLIPAVKPQIAMYEQFGIPGLEAFKKTVDYCKSKDLVIIGDVKRGDIGSTSAAYATGHLGKIKVGSKEYVPFGEDFATVNPYLGSDGVNPFIDVCKEEKKGLFILVKTSNPSSGEFQDRLIDGRPLYELVGEKVAEWGAECMGDEYSYIGAVVGATYPEMGKVLRKIMPKSYILVPGYGAQGGKGKDLVHFFNEDGLGAIVNSSRGIIAAYKQEAYAKFGAENFGDASRAAVEAMIADISGALAAK
- a CDS encoding DUF2752 domain-containing protein produces the protein MQRVIKLRNWFAQSRKNRILFLAVIGCMAGIGAGYLYFHNPLKYPLPCLFHVITGLYCPGCGAGRASYNILHGNFLTAFCYNPVMVFLLPFLGIYFVTVAADWALTGKNHVDKKINPKILIGILVFLLIFGVIRNLPFYPFRLLVPGGLAEVLM
- a CDS encoding CD225/dispanin family protein, yielding MNCKNCYQEIPDGSKFCPHCGAKQNEVQPNAEQENAVKNDPVQATGAAKTTENAAGYQDVSGYQNNGGYQDAAGYQNNSGYQDVSGYQNNGGYQDAAGYQNNSGYQDAAGYQNNSGYQNVTGYQNNGQKPEINYVPYLVLSIISTVCCCLPFGIVGIVFSVKINSAMNAGNYEEAAQNAKMAKIWTIVSFVVGLVVGILYFMFGIIVGIDNYY
- a CDS encoding ABC transporter permease → MIPNNNQEVLSILAEKLRKKNRGRNMVLLCAVAVGIVTLTLIFGTSAGKIQAEYTKAVRRAGSTASAVLENATEDQYRQICSLSYIKNAGKRVRAGRAESGEKKLGEISLLDQSAWEKIIRPAYTDLQGHYPKEKQEIMVSVKMLEDLGITEPTAGMKIQLTVVTGWQEKKEELFYLSGWYTSYTDSGSKAQQGYISEKKAAEWGIISEKNSEILICPSDRMSREEAEEQLYKDVKRTDTGQRITVTDPAFLTAVDQLTGSYEMAVLGVILILGGVWFLIHNILEISMIGDIRQFGLLYTIGTTKKQLRKICHRQMAGCMLVGSGLGVAFSVLLLFFGIPGLLGQEYLREYGGTKEFSVFRPEILIAAVGFTLLIIEAAIQKNMNRMIRLSCIESMHYTGKQNRSRKRRSTERQNERNRRKISAELPLLAWRNVTRQRAGFVLTVLSLFLGVETLLCTVVVTGGSDATNIYMQKPDFILAGDFCEEAKEGIRSEPDEEALDPLVTDANTADLLWNNKTDDFAPDFAPISESVRKKILALKGVDRDRSECTEGAYMNAVISETGWSPFSDEYFRVSAESSDEGEEETDVEKSDTEMERSGFPETVHILSEKDMDSLKEYAEEKNLSVDMASVEDGRGVLIYQEYGFTPEQKKMTAEVKGEPVSFCSPGSEYDKESAEVFTLNGYLDGRAKDFPELKLGWHGENMVFFLVSEKGFERLGIEKETFYMEVNVKAGQEQEVKSAIRAILTEENQRRTDQGENGILLLCRSDLLKRMSDRIHGNQMILGSIGMMLLFAGLTNYFNVMIMGRYSRKQELAVMESIGMTKKQKRKMFFWEGNWYFLLMEVLVLTVGTGILWLVRLYMEKQAVYFRFQYPAGWLAGISLGMLGILAGSCCSFRRGEKVHCTQ
- a CDS encoding ABC transporter ATP-binding protein, which codes for MKIVKAVNLKKYFVTENYEVHAVDGVTLEIEEGEFVAVVGTSGSGKTSLLNLLGGLDVPDEGGVWIRGSSLKDMESEERTIFRRRNIGFIFQQYNLIPMISVYENIVLPLRLDGAEIDQEFFEELTGTLGLKEKLGQLPETLSGGQQQRAAIARALMTKPAIVLGDEPTGNLDSVTSMEVVGLLKNCAKKYHQTVILVTHQEEVAQMADRIIRIEDGRIAE
- a CDS encoding sensor histidine kinase, producing MDLTEILWWSAGMFLLGILAGAAGMYRVQRKERSRELKKISDTVQRMTSGKELPDFSDCEETMDSKIRHQLLRLQEILVSQKQDAQKERKELQELISEIAHQMRTPLTNLKNYLDFLSEEIEKKGTEPELSYLKAIQSSEEKIYFLTEHFIRISRLEHGLIQIRKEERDLLKTLRNALGQILDQAEKKEIRFEFELPEKMHVMHDANWLGEAIFNLLDNAVKYSPQNGKIKISLQENEMFTTFSIRDYGIGIEPEEKNLIFQRFYRGKRVTDEEGFGIGLYLARKILFLHEGLLTVKRCEPGVEMKLSLPRQ
- a CDS encoding response regulator transcription factor, which encodes MTIGIIEDDRLLSRSLKVVLEKEGYRTLQVYTKKDAGQILQGTEELLLVDIGLPDGNGMELYHTLMKKWNRKIPAIFLTARDEEQEMLKAFDLGAEDYVVKPFSMKVLLKRIEVAFRRNRGEDAGEQILKCRNLNLYPQRKKAVSGENEISLTAKEYQLLEYLMKNQGQVLTKENILEHVWGIDGQYVVDNSVSVLVGRLRKKIEAAGERPYIQNVFGLGYRMEEE
- a CDS encoding translation factor GTPase family protein, whose translation is MSGQERKTGKRVLNVGLLAHVDAGKTTLSESILYQSGAIRNLGRVDHQDAFLDTDEMERERGITIFSKQAVLTWKDTEITLLDTPGHVDFSAEMERVLQVLDCAVLVISGADGVQGHTETLWKLLTRYGIPVFLFVNKMDQEGTDCGKLLAELKSRFSEGCIDFGRVETGAEEVIEEIAVCDEQTMEEYLEKGSVAAASIRRLVAERKIFPCYFGSALHLQGVEELMNGICTYQMQKEYPAVFGAKVYKIARDGQGNRLTYLKVTGGTLKVKDVIGENGDKVNQIRVYSGEKYELLSEADAGKVCAVTGLAETYPGQGLGAEKDSELPILEPVLTYRIILPDDCNVHTMLRDLKLLEEEEPELHVVWIEKSQEIHVQLMGDVQIEILQRIIKERFGVLVEFGEGSIVYKETIAAPVEGVGHFEPLRHYAEVHLRLEPGERGSGIQFDSECSEDVLDRNWQRLVLTHLEEKEHKGVLTGSVITDMKITLTSGKAHLKHTEGGDFRQATYRAVRQGLKKAESVLLEPYYEFRIELPSENVGRAMTDIQNRFGKFEAPETLGEMTVLTGIAPVSTLSGYQKDVIAYTGGRGRISLTLKGYDLCHNQEEVVAARGYDSELDLANPTGSVFCAHGAGFVVDWDEVEEYMHMERTLDQTGEEGLAEVTLPKRRHSSIELTQEELDAIYVRTPDPVKQNHGPVTVCAKEKDREPGSAYTDPKWERRRREKEVRQEYLLVDGYNIIFSWEELRELSEKDIGAARGKLADILSNYQGYRKCTLILVYDAYKVEGNPGEVMKYHNIYIVYTKEAETADQYIEKTVRRIAKDAAVTVATSDGLEQVFILGQGANRMSAPGLKEEIERTLAEVRGEHLGKKGSVGNYLFDYLDEETAEEMEKVRLGKAGKNGRDKK